The proteins below come from a single Eucalyptus grandis isolate ANBG69807.140 chromosome 3, ASM1654582v1, whole genome shotgun sequence genomic window:
- the LOC104436666 gene encoding F-box/kelch-repeat protein At1g55270, protein MRRDMDRVIQPPLVDSTACLCRVDAGLKTVAGAKKYVPGTKLCLQPDIKPSIHPTRNKPARGDRNRNQSPLLPGLPDDLAIACLIRVPRVEHCKLRLVCKKWYKLLSGNFFYSLRKSLGIAEEWVYVIKRDRDGKISWHAFDPIYQLWQPLPPVPKEYSEALGFGCAVLSGCHLYLFGGKDPLKGSMRRVVFYSARTNKWHRAPDMLRRRHFFGSCVINNCLYVAGGENEGVHRTMRSAEVYDPNRNRWSFISEMSTAMVPFIGVVYEGKWYLKGLGSHRQVLSEVYQPETDSWFPVYDGMVAGWRNPSVSFNGHLYALDCKDGCKLRVYDEVTDSWSKHIDSKMHLGNSQALEAAALVPLNGKLCVIRNNMSISVVDVSKSDGGRGATAEHLWETIAGKSQLRTMVTNLWSNIAGRNRLKSHIVHCQVLQA, encoded by the exons ATGAGAAGAGATATGGACAGGGTGATCCAACCTCCCTTG GTTGATTCGACAGCATGTCTATGTAGAGTTGATGCAGGCCTCAAAACTGTTGCTGGGGCCAAAAAGTATGTGCCTGGAACAAAGCTCTGTCTCCAGCCTGACATCAAACCATCCATTCATCCAACAAGGAACAAGCCTGCACGAGGAGATAGAAACCGGAATCAATCCCCTCTACTTCCAGGCCTACCCGATGACCTGGCCATCGCATGCCTCATTAGGGTACCACGAGTGGAACACTGTAAGCTCCGCCTAGTCTGCAAAAAATGGTACAAGCTTCTTTCAGGCAACTTCTTTTACTCCTTGCGTAAGAGCCTTGGAATTGCGGAAGAATGGGTATACGTAATCAAGAGAGACCGAGATGGGAAGATCTCATGGCATGCTTTTGATCCCATATATCAGCTCTGGCAGCCTCTCCCTCCAGTGCCGAAGGAATACTCAGAAGCTCTAGGTTTCGGATGTGCAGTCCTAAGTGGGTGCCACCTTTACTTGTTTGGTGGCAAAGACCCACTAAAAGGCTCGATGAGACGAGTGGTTTTTTATAGTGCAAGGACAAATAAATGGCACCGTGCCCCTGATATGCTTCGGAGACGGCATTTCTTTGGTTCATGTGTCATAAACAACTGCTTGTATGTAGCTGGCGGTGAGAACGAGGGTGTTCACCGTACAATGAGATCAGCGGAGGTATATGATCCCAACAGAAACCGTTGGTCCTTCATTTCAGAGATGAGCACAGCCATGGTGCCCTTCATTGGGGTTGTTTATGAGGGAAAGTGGTATCTGAAGGGGCTCGGGTCACACCGGCAAGTTCTTAGTGAGGTCTACCAGCCGGAGACAGATAGCTGGTTCCCGGTGTACGATGGAATGGTCGCTGGCTGGAGAAACCCCAGTGTCTCATTTAATGGGCACCTCTATGCTTTGGATTGCAAGGATGGATGCAAATTGAGGGTTTATGATGAAGTGACTGATTCTTGGAGTAAGCACATTGACAGTAAGATGCATTTGGGAAATTCGCAGGCGCTAGAGGCAGCTGCGCTCGTTCCCCTCAATGGGAAACTGTGCGTTATCAGAAACAACATGAGCATTTCCGTCGTCGATGTTTCAAAATCTGATGGCGGCAGGGGTGCAACTGCTGAACATTTGTGGGAAACTATAGCAGGAAAAAGC